From the Candidatus Neomarinimicrobiota bacterium genome, the window AGGAGGCCAGTCAACACTGCTCAATCTTAGAAGAAAAAAAGCTCCGATAAATCCTGAAAAGAGCATAAGTTCCGCGCCAATGAACAACATCATTGCCAGATACATGCTCTTAATCAGAGGCTTTGGAGTCTCCTCGAACTTATTCATTAATATATCAGCAGTAGTATCGTTCATATCGAACTCCTAATTTTTTATCAGTACGGTAATTATAGTAATAATTACCTGAAAGATTAATACTCCGCTGATAATGTAGAGAGTTTTCCATTTTCCATTATCTGTATCCATAGTTTCCCCCCTGTTCAATTTGTAATTTGATCAAAACTCATAACACCTAATTGGAAAGGTATATATAAATAGGACGCATAGAGTAATTTTTTTGCAGATGTTATCGAACGATTACGAGCAAACTTCGCGGCAAATAATGTGAATCCGATTCCTAATATCAGAGCAGTGAAAAAATGAATATGGCCGGTCATTCCGAATACACTGGGCATTAGTCCGATAGGCAACAATGCCATACTGTTTAATAATACCTGATGCCCGACTGCATTGCTATCCTCAGAGAAATCAGGCAGCAGCTTCAGCCCAGCTCGTTCATAATCACCTTTATACAGCCAGGCGATTGCAAGACTGTGGGGTATCTGCCAGAAAAAGAGTATAGAAAACAGAATTGTAGCAGAAAAATCAAAATTTCCCGTAGCGGCAACCCATCCGCCCGCTATCGGAAGCGCGCCCGGAACAGCGCCAACAAGAATACACAAAGCCGATATTTTTTTCATAGGAGTGTAAACAAACAAATATGAGGTAAGAGACAGTAGGGCTAAGGCAGCAGTGAGAGTGTTTATGAAGAATAAATTTATAATTAGTCCGATTAGACTTAGAACTATCCCAAATATCAGGGCATTAATGGGATTCAATCTTTTCGAGGGTAATGGTCTGTTGCTTGTCCGTTTCATAAGGGCATCAACGTCTCTCTCAATATATTGATTCAATACGAGAGCTCCGCATGCTACGAGTGATGAGCCAATAAGCGTAGTTAAAAGTAAATTCAGATCCGGTGAACCGTTGGAACCCAGGAAAAATCCCGCGAGAGTTGTGAGCAAAACAAGGCTTATTAGCCGGGGCTTTGTCATCATAATATAGTCTTTTATACGCTGATTCATGCGGCAGCCAATTCCTGAGATTCTTTAGTGCATTTGAATATACCGAGTGTGAGAAGAACAGAAGAAGAAAAAATCAACGCTCCTGACAATACATGTATGACTGTAATCGTTACAACTATAGATGATGCGGTGAGGGGGTCAGGAGAAATGAGTTTCGTCATATACGCCCCCAATCCCGAAAAAAGCTGCAATACAATCAACGCGCTAAGCGTAATAGACGTTCTCCGCAAAAATGTTACTTTCCCAACCTTTTTATTTACCGAGTCCATCAGCAAGAAAATTATGGTCGTGACAATGAGCGCAAGAAGCATATGAACCCAAAACCAATTCCCCGTGTGTCTGTAAACAGCTCCTGCAATAAGTTGTAAGTAAATCGCTATTGATGTAATAACGCTGAATCTGCGGAGCTTGGATGCCTCCATAACATTATCATCTGAGGAAATTTCTTTCCAATAATTCGATAAGAAAAAAGCGATGCTTACAATAAGCGCAAAAAACGCATGAGCAAATGCCCCATGAGCCACCGCAAACATTTTGCTGATTTCTACAACCCGCATACCACCCATAATTCCTTGAGCGATGACAGCAATCAAAGCGACTACAGATAGAACCTTAAGCCACTTGCGATTATCCTTCCACAGAATCGCCGTACTGAGTCCGATAGTAAGAAATCCTACCAGAGATCCGATAAGCCGGTGGCTGTGTTCATAAAATATTCCGCCAACCATTTTCGATAAAGGATAGGTGAACATATTATACCCGAATGTAGTAGGCCAATCCGGAACAGCCATTCCTACTCCCTTACTTGAGACAATTCCACCTAAAATCAGTAAGAAGAATGTGGCGCCGACAGTAGTCAGAGCGATTCTGCCTATCCATCGCTGTTCTCTAGTATGGTTATTATTCAATCGTTATTCCTCTGATTGTGAATACCAATCTTCTTCTCTATCAGGCACGCTGTATTCGTAAGGACCTCTGTAAATTGTTGGAGGAGTTAAAAAATTTCCATGAGGTGGCGGAGTAGGCGTTGTCCACTCAAGTGTATTCGCTTCCCATGGATTATCCTGAGCCTCTTTCCCTTTGTACATACTGTAAAAGAAATTATAGATAAAAAGTAATTGAGCAAATCCCAGCAGCATAGCAGCGACGGTTATGAATTCGTTTATCCATTGCATATCCTGAAGAAATTCATACTGCATCGGATTATAAATTCTTCTCATATGACCGCCGATACCGAGTATGTGCATCGGGAAGAAAGTCGCATTGAAAAATATTATTGTAAACCAAAAATGAATTTTTCCAAGCGTCATATTCATTTCTCTTCCAAACATTTTAGGAAACCAATAATATATTCCGGCGAACAAGGCGAAAATACTTCCGCCGAATACTACATAATGAATATGGGCGACGATGAAATAGGTGTCATGTATGAAAATATCAACGGGTGTTGAAGCCATGTAAATTCCGCTTAGTCCGCCGATAACGAACATAGATACAAACGCCAGAGCATTAAGCATCGGCACAGAAAATTTTATATTTCCGCCTTTCAGGGTACCAAGCCAATTGAACGTCTTGATAGCTGAAGGCACGGCGATAACCATAGTAGAAAACATAAATGCCATACCAAGAGCAGGGTTCATACCGCTTTGGAACATATGATGTCCCCAGACTATAAATCCGAGTCCCGCAATTGAGATCATAGCGTAAACCATAGCCTTGTAGCCAAAAATTGGCTTTCTCGAGAATACGGAAAGAATATCAGAGGCAATTCCCATTCCGGGTAATATTAATACGTACACTTCCGGGTGACCGAAAAACCAGAAGAGATGTTGCCACAAAATCGGATCTCCGCCACCACTACTGGAAAAGAAACTTGTACCCATCATTTTATCGAACAAAAGCATTGCGAGAGCAGCCGCAAGCACCGGTACCGCAAGCAGCAGTAAAATCGCAACTATAAACAACGACCATACTGTCAGAGGCATTCTGAAGAATGTCATACCTTTTGCTCGCATATTAATAATAGTGGTTAAGAAATTTATAGCGCCCATCATCGAAGAAATGCCGATAAACATCAAACTGATTATCCAGAGATTTTGACCCCAATCAACGCCGGAATATGCTTCGGAAGTGGACAGAGGCGGATAGCCCGTCCATCCTGCCGCTGCATGACCTCCCGGGACGAAAAACCCAGATAATATTAAGATTGTCGCTATCACAGCCACCCAAAATGAGAGCATATTCAGAAAGGGGAAAGCCATATCTTTGGTACCTATCATAAGCGGAATAAGGAAATTTCCGAAACAACCTATGAGGATAGGCATAACGGCAAAGAATATCATAATAGTGGCATGCATTGTGAAAAGTGAGTTATAAAAGTCGGGACCGATTACTCCGCCGGGAATGTTGTTCGTAAACCAATTTTCAGTTTCTTCCTCAAACCACTGATCCCACATTCTATCTACCGCGCTCGCTGCTTCTCCCGTTTCAATATATTCGTCTGAGAGACCGATAATTGGCAGAGGCTCCTCGGGATAACCTAATTCCCATCTGAGTAGGAGGGCAAGCATACCGCCGACCAAAAACATTAATAATCCGAGAAAAAGATATTGCTTTGCAATCATCTTGTGATCGTATGAAAATATATATTTACTTATGAAACTTTGATGTGGATGGCTTTCGATTGTTTCGGCTGCCGAAATATCATCTGTCATTTAAAGTTTTCCTTAATGTAAAAATAGTTGAATAGATTTATAATTCGGGCCAATTTTCGTTTACCCAATTCTCATATTCCTCCGGAGAGTGAACATACAAATGTCCAAGCATTCCTGAATGTCCAAATCCGCAAAGTTCAGCGCAGGGAATTTCATACTTGCCTGTTTTAGTAGATTCGAACCAGACAGTAATCTCGCGTCCGGGAACGGCATCCTGCTTTAGTCTCATAACCGGTATGAAAAAACTGTGAATGACGTCGTCAGAAAGCAAATTGATATGGACTACCTTATTTACAGGTACATTCACTTCGTTTTCCATCTCAAGGTCGTCTTCGGTTCCAAAGATTTTGTCCGGACCGGGATAAAGAACCTTCCAATTAAATTGTTCACCCGTAACCTGTATCATTACATCCGGTTCAGGCATATCAAATTTGATCTCTTCCCAAACAGGCGCGCTAATAAGGGCAAGGATAAAAACCCCAATCGTGGTGGCGCTTGTCCATATCACCTCAAGTTTAACGTTCCCATGCGAGTATTCCGCCTTGCGATTCGGGTTATAACGGTATTTGATGAGGAAATACGCCATAAAGGCGGCAACAATGAAAAAGATGGCAGTGGTAATGTAATAGATGAAATATAAGAGAAAATCTATATCCATTCCATAAGTAGAAATATTTTCTGGCAACCAATTTAGCATGCGGTCTCCATTCTATATTTAATTATTTTCGCTACTATTAATTCAATAATTTCTTCATTCCTTTAGAAGACAAATATAGTAATATAATAGATTGGCATTGTCAATTATTTTAGCTACCGATGTTATTGAAAATCTCAATCTTTATTAGTTTGAGGAATCCAATCCTCGGGAGCTCCCGGAACGCTATACTCGTAAGCGCCTCGATATACCACCGGTGGCGTAGTAAAATTACCATGCGGAACAGGATTATGTGCCGTCCATTCTATGCTGTTTGCTTTCCATGGATTATCCTCAGCTATTTTACCCTTGAAATAGCTATGCACAAAATTATATAGCCAGATAAACTGCGCAAGAAATAAAACAACTGACGCCCAAGAAATAAAAACGTTTATCCATTGAAGATCCTGCAAATACTCATAAGACATTGGATTGTAAATTCTTCTTATATGCCCGGCCATACCAAGAAGATGCATGGGAAAAAATACGGCAACGAACGATGTTATTGTAAGCCAGAAGTGGAGTTTTCCGAGTGTTTCATTCATCATTCGTCCGAACATTTTAGGAAACCAGTATTGAATTCCGGCGCAAATACCGAGGAAAATCGCCCCGAAGATTATGAAGTGAAAATGCCCTACGACGAAATAAGTGTCATGAAGAGGCATATTAACCATAGATGATCCAAGGTAAATACCTCCCAGTCCACCAAAAATAAAAACTCCGATAACACCGAGCGCATAATGCATAGGAGCGGTAAAGCTCATTTTCCCACCGTAAAGAGTTGCTATTGTATTGAACATTATTAGGGCAAATGGCGCAGATATGAGGATTGTAAATAAACTGAAAAATGTGCTTGCCGCGCCCGGGTCCATACCGCTCACGAACATATGATGACCCCATACGACGAAGCTGAGAACTGATGCGGTGATGAGCGCGTAAATCGTATATTTGTAACTGAAGATAGTTTTTCTTGAAAATACCGGGAGGATTTCAAGCGTTATACCGAAGGCCGGCAGAAAAAGAATATATACTTCCGGGTGTCCGAAAAACCAGAAAAGATGTTGCCAGAGTAGCGGGTCTCCTCCACCGGTTGCGGCGTAGAAAGCAGTTCCAAAAGTTCTGTCGAACAGAAGTAAAACCGCCCCTACTAATAGGACAGGAAAGGCGAGCAAGGAAATCATAGCTGTAATCCAGATAAACCAAATGACAATTGGCAATCGATACAACGATAGTCCTTTTGCCCTTAAATTTATTACTGTTGTAATGTAATTAATCGAACCCATCATCGAAGCCACGGCAAATACACCAAGGCTCAATATCCAGAGATTGATTCCCCAGTTAACGCCTGTATATTCAACGACTGCGCTCAGCGGCGGATATGCTGTCCATCCTGCCGAAGACGCTCCTCCCGGCACTAAGAAACTTGCAATCATAATAAAACCTGAGACAACCGTTGCCCAGAAAGAGAGCATATTTAGAAACGGAAAAGCCATGTCCCGGGCGCCTATCATTAATGGTATCAGGAAGTTGGCAAAAGTGCCCAAAAGTAACGGCATTGCCACGAAAAACACCATTATAGTTGCATGCATAGTAAATAAAACGTTATAAAATGAAGGATCCACAATGCCGTAAGGCATATTGGTCATCCACCAGCCCTCTTCTTCGTCTTCTTCAAAACTTTGCCAGGTGCGATCAACAAATCCCTGCGGTTCTCCGCTGTCTAAAAATTCCTGAGAGGCACCGATAACTGGTAGCGGGGTCTCAGGATAAGCTAGCTGCCAACGCATAACGAGAGACATAAATCCGCCAAGCCCTATCCAGAGCAAGGCGAAAATGAGAAATTGTTTTGCGATAGTTTTGTGATCGGTAGAAAACAGATAATTTTTAATAAAGCTCTTGTCGCTCATAAGATTATAACCCCCGTTGATTAAAGACTTGACCTAGCTAAAACAGAATCGGATTTCAATTCCCAGGTTTCATTAAACCACGATTGATAATCCTCGGTACTATGGACTATCAATCTTCCCAACATACCCGAATGACCGTAACCGCATAATTCGGCGCAGGGGATTTCATATTCTCCAACTTCAGTCGCCTCAAACCAAACATCGATTTCCCTGCCGGGCAGACAATCCATTTTTAGCCTGAGAACGGGAACGAAAAAACTGTGAATAACGTCTCTTGAGGTTAAGATAAGCCGGATTTTCTTGTTTACAGGAACGTGCAAAAC encodes:
- the cyoE gene encoding protoheme IX farnesyltransferase → MNQRIKDYIMMTKPRLISLVLLTTLAGFFLGSNGSPDLNLLLTTLIGSSLVACGALVLNQYIERDVDALMKRTSNRPLPSKRLNPINALIFGIVLSLIGLIINLFFINTLTAALALLSLTSYLFVYTPMKKISALCILVGAVPGALPIAGGWVAATGNFDFSATILFSILFFWQIPHSLAIAWLYKGDYERAGLKLLPDFSEDSNAVGHQVLLNSMALLPIGLMPSVFGMTGHIHFFTALILGIGFTLFAAKFARNRSITSAKKLLYASYLYIPFQLGVMSFDQITN
- a CDS encoding COX15/CtaA family protein translates to MNNNHTREQRWIGRIALTTVGATFFLLILGGIVSSKGVGMAVPDWPTTFGYNMFTYPLSKMVGGIFYEHSHRLIGSLVGFLTIGLSTAILWKDNRKWLKVLSVVALIAVIAQGIMGGMRVVEISKMFAVAHGAFAHAFFALIVSIAFFLSNYWKEISSDDNVMEASKLRRFSVITSIAIYLQLIAGAVYRHTGNWFWVHMLLALIVTTIIFLLMDSVNKKVGKVTFLRRTSITLSALIVLQLFSGLGAYMTKLISPDPLTASSIVVTITVIHVLSGALIFSSSVLLTLGIFKCTKESQELAAA
- a CDS encoding cbb3-type cytochrome c oxidase subunit I, which gives rise to MTDDISAAETIESHPHQSFISKYIFSYDHKMIAKQYLFLGLLMFLVGGMLALLLRWELGYPEEPLPIIGLSDEYIETGEAASAVDRMWDQWFEEETENWFTNNIPGGVIGPDFYNSLFTMHATIMIFFAVMPILIGCFGNFLIPLMIGTKDMAFPFLNMLSFWVAVIATILILSGFFVPGGHAAAGWTGYPPLSTSEAYSGVDWGQNLWIISLMFIGISSMMGAINFLTTIINMRAKGMTFFRMPLTVWSLFIVAILLLLAVPVLAAALAMLLFDKMMGTSFFSSSGGGDPILWQHLFWFFGHPEVYVLILPGMGIASDILSVFSRKPIFGYKAMVYAMISIAGLGFIVWGHHMFQSGMNPALGMAFMFSTMVIAVPSAIKTFNWLGTLKGGNIKFSVPMLNALAFVSMFVIGGLSGIYMASTPVDIFIHDTYFIVAHIHYVVFGGSIFALFAGIYYWFPKMFGREMNMTLGKIHFWFTIIFFNATFFPMHILGIGGHMRRIYNPMQYEFLQDMQWINEFITVAAMLLGFAQLLFIYNFFYSMYKGKEAQDNPWEANTLEWTTPTPPPHGNFLTPPTIYRGPYEYSVPDREEDWYSQSEE
- the coxB gene encoding cytochrome c oxidase subunit II; amino-acid sequence: MLNWLPENISTYGMDIDFLLYFIYYITTAIFFIVAAFMAYFLIKYRYNPNRKAEYSHGNVKLEVIWTSATTIGVFILALISAPVWEEIKFDMPEPDVMIQVTGEQFNWKVLYPGPDKIFGTEDDLEMENEVNVPVNKVVHINLLSDDVIHSFFIPVMRLKQDAVPGREITVWFESTKTGKYEIPCAELCGFGHSGMLGHLYVHSPEEYENWVNENWPEL
- a CDS encoding cbb3-type cytochrome c oxidase subunit I; the protein is MSDKSFIKNYLFSTDHKTIAKQFLIFALLWIGLGGFMSLVMRWQLAYPETPLPVIGASQEFLDSGEPQGFVDRTWQSFEEDEEEGWWMTNMPYGIVDPSFYNVLFTMHATIMVFFVAMPLLLGTFANFLIPLMIGARDMAFPFLNMLSFWATVVSGFIMIASFLVPGGASSAGWTAYPPLSAVVEYTGVNWGINLWILSLGVFAVASMMGSINYITTVINLRAKGLSLYRLPIVIWFIWITAMISLLAFPVLLVGAVLLLFDRTFGTAFYAATGGGDPLLWQHLFWFFGHPEVYILFLPAFGITLEILPVFSRKTIFSYKYTIYALITASVLSFVVWGHHMFVSGMDPGAASTFFSLFTILISAPFALIMFNTIATLYGGKMSFTAPMHYALGVIGVFIFGGLGGIYLGSSMVNMPLHDTYFVVGHFHFIIFGAIFLGICAGIQYWFPKMFGRMMNETLGKLHFWLTITSFVAVFFPMHLLGMAGHIRRIYNPMSYEYLQDLQWINVFISWASVVLFLAQFIWLYNFVHSYFKGKIAEDNPWKANSIEWTAHNPVPHGNFTTPPVVYRGAYEYSVPGAPEDWIPQTNKD